The following are encoded in a window of Amycolatopsis solani genomic DNA:
- the pyrF gene encoding orotidine-5'-phosphate decarboxylase, which produces MTAGERFGARLAKAVAARGPLCAGIDPHPGLIEAWGLPVDASGLERFALSATEVLAARAAIVKPQSAFFESFGAAGVRVLERVVETARDAGALVLLDVKRGDIGSTMAAYTAAYVADGAAIAADAITVSPYLGFGSLEQCAATAVSAGRGIFVLARTSNPEAAAVQNAKLPDGRTVAQAIVDSAAALNDGAEPLGDVGVVVGATISPGELDLSRLNGPVLAPGFGAQGATAADLKALFGPSLPGVLPASSRDILKHGPEQQALRQAVERVAEVLADPQENGQ; this is translated from the coding sequence GTGACGGCGGGGGAGCGGTTCGGGGCGCGGCTGGCCAAGGCCGTCGCGGCCCGCGGCCCGCTGTGCGCCGGGATCGACCCGCACCCGGGCCTGATCGAGGCCTGGGGGCTCCCGGTGGACGCGTCGGGCCTGGAACGGTTCGCGCTGTCCGCCACGGAGGTCCTGGCGGCCCGCGCGGCGATCGTGAAGCCGCAGTCGGCGTTCTTCGAAAGTTTCGGGGCCGCCGGTGTCCGCGTGCTGGAACGGGTGGTGGAGACCGCGCGGGACGCCGGCGCGCTGGTGCTGCTGGACGTCAAGCGCGGCGACATCGGCTCCACGATGGCGGCGTACACGGCCGCGTACGTGGCCGACGGCGCCGCGATCGCGGCCGACGCCATCACCGTCTCGCCGTACCTGGGGTTCGGCTCGCTGGAGCAGTGCGCCGCCACGGCGGTCTCGGCGGGGCGCGGCATCTTCGTGCTTGCCCGGACTTCGAACCCCGAAGCGGCCGCGGTGCAGAACGCGAAGCTGCCCGACGGGCGCACGGTGGCGCAGGCGATCGTCGACTCGGCGGCGGCGCTCAACGACGGGGCGGAACCGCTCGGCGATGTGGGCGTGGTGGTCGGAGCCACCATTTCGCCGGGAGAACTCGATCTCTCGCGGCTGAACGGTCCGGTGCTGGCGCCCGGTTTCGGGGCCCAGGGAGCCACTGCGGCCGATTTGAAGGCCCTTTTCGGGCCTTCGCTGCCGGGTGTGCTGCCCGCGTCGTCCCGCGACATCCTGAAGCACGGTCCGGAGCAACAGGCTTTGCGCCAAGCGGTCGAACGCGTCGCCGAAGTGCTGGCCGACCCGCAGGAAAACGGCCAATAG
- the mihF gene encoding integration host factor, actinobacterial type codes for MALPQLTEEQRAAALEKAAAARKIRAELKERLKRGGTTLVDVLKQAEENEVLGKMKVSALLEALPGVGKVRAQQTMERLEIAPSRRLRGLGDRQRKALLAEFSGE; via the coding sequence GTGGCACTTCCCCAGCTGACAGAGGAACAGCGCGCTGCGGCGCTGGAGAAGGCCGCCGCCGCTCGCAAGATCCGTGCTGAGCTGAAGGAGCGGCTGAAGCGGGGCGGTACCACTCTGGTCGACGTGCTGAAGCAGGCCGAGGAGAACGAAGTCCTCGGCAAGATGAAGGTTTCGGCTCTGCTCGAGGCCCTTCCGGGCGTCGGCAAGGTCCGCGCGCAGCAGACCATGGAACGACTGGAGATCGCCCCCAGCCGTCGCCTTCGCGGCCTCGGCGACCGGCAGCGCAAGGCGCTGCTGGCCGAGTTCAGCGGCGAGTGA
- a CDS encoding lysozyme: MTAPRRWRRLFGAALAVSTSLLVATATGAEASPPLPQQDATGNHEMGAAIRAHDGVAPAGLAPASVDASVPGIDVSAYQGNVNWASYWSAGKKFAYVKATEGTGYTNAYFSQQYTGSYNVGMIRGAYHYGRPDTSGGAAQADYFVAHGGGWSKDGKTLPGTLDIEWGPNNACYGKTPAQMVAWIKAFSDEYHAKTTRWPVIYTATSWWSQCTGNTGDFSSTNPLWVARYASSVGTLPYKWGFYTFWQYSSSPIDQDTFSADISRLKVLATG, translated from the coding sequence ATGACTGCACCCCGACGGTGGCGCCGCCTGTTCGGCGCCGCACTCGCGGTCTCGACCTCCCTGCTGGTCGCGACCGCCACCGGCGCCGAGGCATCGCCGCCGCTCCCCCAGCAAGACGCCACCGGCAACCACGAAATGGGCGCGGCGATCCGCGCCCACGACGGGGTGGCCCCGGCCGGCCTGGCGCCGGCGTCGGTGGACGCGAGCGTCCCCGGCATCGATGTAAGCGCTTACCAGGGCAACGTCAACTGGGCGTCGTACTGGAGCGCGGGCAAGAAGTTCGCCTACGTCAAGGCGACCGAGGGCACCGGCTACACGAACGCGTACTTCAGCCAGCAGTACACGGGTTCGTACAACGTCGGCATGATCCGCGGCGCGTACCACTACGGCCGCCCGGACACCTCGGGCGGCGCGGCCCAGGCCGACTACTTCGTCGCCCACGGCGGCGGCTGGTCGAAGGACGGCAAGACGCTGCCGGGCACGCTCGACATCGAGTGGGGCCCGAACAACGCCTGCTACGGCAAGACGCCGGCGCAGATGGTGGCGTGGATCAAGGCATTCAGCGACGAATACCACGCGAAGACGACCCGCTGGCCGGTGATCTACACGGCGACGAGCTGGTGGAGCCAGTGCACCGGCAACACGGGCGACTTCAGCTCGACGAACCCGCTGTGGGTGGCACGGTACGCGTCTTCGGTGGGGACGCTGCCGTACAAGTGGGGCTTCTACACGTTCTGGCAGTACAGCTCCTCGCCGATCGACCAGGACACGTTCAGCGCGGACATTTCGCGGCTGAAGGTGCTGGCGACCGGCTGA
- the metK gene encoding methionine adenosyltransferase, producing MTASSSRLFTSESVTEGHPDKICDAISDSILDGLLSKDPRSRVAVETLITTGQVHVAGEVTTEAYADIPTIVRDVILKIGYDSSAKGFDGNSCGVNVAIGSQSPDIAQGVDTAYESRVESDEDEINRQGAGDQGLMFGYACSDTPELMPLPIALAHRLSKRLTAVRKDGVLPYLRPDGKTQVTIEYAGDQPVRLDTVVVSSQHADGIDLERMLSVDVKEHVVGPELEGLGIDTSNARLLVNPTGRFVIGGPMGDAGLTGRKIIVDTYGGMARHGGGAFSGKDPSKVDRSAAYAMRWVAKNVVAAGLASRTEVQVAYAIGKAAPVGLFVETFGTETVDPSKIQQAITEVFDLRPAAIIRDLDLLRPIYAPTAAYGHFGRPELDLPWESTARAEALKSAAGA from the coding sequence GTGACCGCGTCTAGCAGCAGATTGTTCACCTCGGAGTCGGTGACCGAAGGGCACCCCGACAAGATTTGCGACGCCATCAGCGATTCGATCCTCGACGGCCTGCTGTCGAAGGACCCGCGCAGCCGCGTCGCGGTCGAGACCCTCATCACCACCGGCCAGGTGCACGTGGCCGGCGAGGTGACGACGGAGGCGTACGCCGACATCCCCACGATCGTCCGCGACGTCATCCTGAAGATCGGCTACGACTCCTCCGCCAAGGGCTTCGACGGGAACTCCTGCGGCGTCAACGTCGCGATCGGTTCGCAGTCGCCCGACATCGCCCAGGGCGTCGACACCGCGTACGAGTCGCGGGTCGAGTCGGACGAGGACGAGATCAACCGCCAGGGTGCCGGCGACCAGGGCCTGATGTTCGGCTACGCCTGCTCGGACACCCCCGAGCTGATGCCGCTGCCGATCGCGCTGGCCCACCGGCTCTCCAAGCGCCTGACCGCGGTCCGCAAGGACGGCGTGCTGCCGTACCTGCGCCCGGACGGCAAGACCCAGGTGACCATCGAGTACGCCGGCGACCAGCCGGTGCGCCTCGACACGGTCGTCGTGTCCTCGCAGCACGCCGACGGCATCGACCTGGAGCGGATGCTCAGCGTCGACGTCAAGGAGCACGTCGTCGGCCCCGAGCTCGAGGGCCTGGGCATCGACACGTCGAACGCGCGCCTGTTGGTCAACCCGACCGGCCGGTTCGTCATCGGCGGCCCGATGGGCGACGCCGGCCTGACCGGACGCAAGATCATCGTCGACACCTACGGCGGCATGGCCCGCCACGGCGGCGGCGCGTTCTCCGGCAAGGACCCGTCCAAGGTCGACCGTTCCGCCGCGTACGCGATGCGCTGGGTGGCCAAGAACGTCGTCGCCGCCGGGCTGGCGTCGCGGACCGAGGTGCAGGTCGCGTACGCGATCGGCAAGGCGGCCCCGGTCGGCCTGTTCGTCGAGACGTTCGGCACCGAGACGGTCGACCCGTCGAAGATCCAGCAGGCCATCACCGAGGTCTTCGACCTCCGGCCGGCGGCGATCATCCGCGACCTCGACCTGCTGCGCCCGATCTACGCCCCGACCGCGGCGTACGGCCACTTCGGCCGTCCCGAGCTGGACCTCCCCTGGGAGAGCACGGCCCGCGCCGAGGCCCTGAAGTCGGCCGCCGGCGCCTGA
- a CDS encoding Crp/Fnr family transcriptional regulator → MYPPGHRLFRQGDPGSAVLALISGRVKVLGIEPDGGQLLITLRGAGDLIGEVAARRLSKRTATVETIDRCTARVLSVDRFNAFLNRHDGHSVLTDYLVTKLSQTVPYQVELVHFGPERKIARLLLEVVALADRSSANPDHIPFSQQEVADALGMARSTVALHLQRLREIGALRSGPRLAVSDLDALKDSAGV, encoded by the coding sequence GTGTACCCGCCGGGTCACCGCCTCTTCCGGCAAGGTGATCCGGGTTCGGCGGTCCTCGCCCTGATTTCCGGACGCGTCAAAGTCCTCGGCATCGAACCTGACGGCGGACAGTTGCTGATCACCTTGCGCGGAGCCGGCGACCTGATCGGCGAGGTCGCCGCCCGGCGGTTGTCCAAGCGCACTGCCACGGTCGAAACGATCGATCGCTGCACCGCACGAGTGCTTTCCGTCGACCGGTTCAACGCCTTCCTGAACCGGCACGACGGACACTCGGTGCTCACCGACTACCTGGTCACCAAGCTTTCCCAGACGGTGCCGTACCAGGTGGAACTCGTGCACTTCGGCCCCGAACGCAAGATCGCGCGGCTGCTCCTGGAGGTCGTGGCCCTCGCCGACCGGTCCTCAGCCAACCCGGACCACATTCCTTTCTCCCAGCAGGAAGTCGCCGACGCGCTGGGCATGGCCCGCAGCACGGTCGCCTTGCACCTCCAGCGGCTCCGCGAGATCGGCGCGCTTCGATCCGGACCGCGACTCGCCGTCTCCGATCTCGACGCACTGAAAGACTCTGCCGGAGTGTGA
- a CDS encoding primosomal protein N' — MSSSEPAALWELPEKPPSPKAAPSRARKPPKPGAKAKGAQQPAPEKPVARIVVDIPLAHLDRTFDYLVPEKLHETAVPGCRVRVRFAGQLVDGYLIERGESSDYDRKLAFLDRVTSSEPVLPPSLHALCRSVADRYGGTLSDVLRLAIPPRHAKAEGEPPLAPAAPPDAPDTEAWTRYQRGPAFLEALAEGKPANAVWQALPGEDWPRRLAEAAAVVAAAGRGAVLVVPDHRDLTRVHEACAALLGEEAVVALIAGLGPAERYRRWLAVLRGAVRVVVGTRAAMFAPVHDPGLFVVWDDGDDLHLDQHAPYPHVRDVLMDRAHAAKASLLVGGFARTAEAQLLVESGWAAPVLADRTVLRSAAPRVTPVGEDFDVARDEAARVARLPAVAFEAARQAFAAGHPALVQVPRRGYVPGLACGNCRTPAHCRRCAGPLSLPGGSIDGRPKPPACRWCGVPETAFRCPACGSVKLRAAIVGAKRTAEELGRAFPGIPVRTSGAAEVLTSVPAKPALVVCTPGAEPVAEAGYGAALLLDGWALLGRQDLRAAEETLRRWMAAAALVRPASAGGRVIVGAEAGLAVVQALVRWDPAWHAGQELAERRELGFPPSMRMASVEGTPDAVAALLDDLPLPPSGEVLGPVPLGEVDEEGNAERERALVRVSRAEGKALATSIHAAAARRDARKATEPIRIQLDPLELI; from the coding sequence GTGAGTAGTTCCGAGCCCGCCGCCCTCTGGGAGCTCCCGGAGAAGCCGCCTTCGCCGAAGGCGGCGCCCTCGCGCGCCCGGAAGCCGCCGAAGCCGGGTGCGAAGGCGAAGGGGGCGCAGCAGCCCGCGCCGGAGAAGCCGGTCGCGCGGATCGTCGTCGACATCCCGCTGGCGCACCTGGACCGCACCTTCGACTACCTCGTGCCCGAGAAGCTGCACGAGACGGCCGTGCCCGGCTGCCGCGTCCGCGTCCGCTTCGCCGGCCAGCTGGTCGACGGCTACCTGATCGAGCGCGGCGAGTCCAGCGACTACGACCGGAAGCTCGCGTTCCTGGACCGCGTGACGTCGAGCGAGCCGGTGCTGCCGCCGTCGTTGCACGCGCTGTGCCGGTCGGTGGCCGACCGCTACGGCGGCACGCTGTCCGACGTCCTGCGGCTCGCGATCCCGCCTCGCCACGCGAAGGCCGAGGGCGAGCCGCCGCTCGCGCCCGCGGCGCCGCCGGACGCGCCCGATACGGAGGCCTGGACGCGCTACCAGCGCGGCCCGGCGTTTCTGGAGGCCCTCGCCGAGGGGAAGCCCGCGAACGCCGTCTGGCAGGCCCTGCCGGGCGAAGACTGGCCGCGGCGGCTGGCCGAGGCCGCGGCGGTGGTGGCCGCCGCCGGCCGCGGCGCGGTCCTGGTCGTGCCCGACCACCGCGACCTGACCCGCGTGCACGAGGCGTGCGCCGCGCTGCTGGGCGAGGAAGCCGTGGTGGCGCTGATCGCGGGCTTGGGTCCTGCCGAGCGGTACCGGCGCTGGCTGGCGGTGCTGCGCGGCGCGGTCCGGGTGGTGGTCGGCACGCGCGCGGCGATGTTCGCGCCGGTCCACGACCCCGGCCTGTTCGTGGTCTGGGACGACGGCGACGACCTGCACCTCGACCAGCACGCGCCGTACCCGCACGTCCGCGACGTGCTGATGGACCGCGCGCACGCGGCGAAGGCGTCCCTGCTGGTCGGCGGGTTCGCCCGCACGGCCGAGGCCCAGCTGCTGGTCGAGTCGGGCTGGGCGGCGCCGGTGCTGGCCGACCGCACGGTGCTGCGCTCCGCGGCTCCGCGCGTCACGCCGGTGGGCGAGGACTTCGACGTCGCCCGCGACGAGGCCGCCCGCGTGGCCCGCCTCCCGGCGGTGGCGTTCGAAGCGGCGCGCCAGGCGTTCGCGGCCGGCCACCCGGCACTGGTCCAGGTACCGCGCCGCGGGTACGTCCCGGGCCTGGCCTGCGGGAACTGCCGGACGCCCGCGCACTGCCGCCGCTGCGCGGGCCCGCTGTCGCTGCCGGGCGGCTCGATCGACGGCCGCCCGAAACCCCCGGCGTGCCGCTGGTGCGGCGTCCCGGAAACGGCGTTCCGCTGCCCGGCCTGCGGCTCGGTGAAACTCCGAGCGGCGATCGTCGGCGCGAAGCGCACGGCGGAGGAGCTCGGCCGCGCGTTCCCGGGCATCCCGGTCCGCACCTCGGGAGCAGCGGAGGTGCTGACCTCGGTCCCGGCCAAACCGGCCCTGGTGGTCTGCACCCCGGGAGCGGAACCGGTGGCCGAAGCCGGCTACGGCGCAGCGCTGCTGCTGGACGGCTGGGCCCTCCTCGGCCGCCAGGACCTCAGGGCGGCGGAGGAAACCCTGCGCCGCTGGATGGCCGCGGCCGCCCTGGTCCGCCCAGCTTCGGCGGGCGGCCGCGTGATCGTGGGAGCGGAGGCCGGGCTGGCGGTGGTCCAGGCCCTGGTCCGCTGGGACCCGGCCTGGCACGCGGGCCAGGAGCTGGCCGAGCGCCGCGAGCTGGGCTTCCCGCCCTCCATGCGCATGGCGAGCGTGGAGGGCACCCCGGACGCGGTGGCCGCCCTCCTGGACGACTTGCCGCTCCCGCCGTCGGGCGAGGTCCTCGGCCCGGTCCCCCTGGGCGAGGTGGACGAGGAGGGCAACGCGGAGCGGGAACGGGCCCTGGTGCGGGTTTCCCGAGCCGAGGGCAAGGCCTTGGCGACGTCGATCCACGCGGCCGCGGCGCGGCGGGATGCCCGCAAGGCCACGGAGCCGATCCGCATCCAGCTGGACCCGCTGGAGCTCATCTAG
- the coaBC gene encoding bifunctional phosphopantothenoylcysteine decarboxylase/phosphopantothenate--cysteine ligase CoaBC, with protein MSKPRVVLGVGGGIAAYKACEVLRGLTESGHDVRVVPTEAALNFVGAATFEALSGHPVHTGVFTEVPEVQHVRVGKEADLVLVVPATANLLAKAAHGLADDLLTNTLLTARCPVAFFPAMHTEMWEHPATRDNVALLRSRGAIVTEPDSGRLTGVDTGKGRLANPAEIVDLARLLLARPDALPRDLEGVRVVVSAGGTREPLDPVRYLGNRSSGKQGYALARVAAQRGADVTLVTAHTVALPDPAGATVQHVSTAEELRQAVHAASHSADVVVMAAAVADFRPANRADHKIKKSDDQPDPVITLDRNADILAELVRNRRAGQVVVGFAAETGDEQGSVLDHARAKLKRKGADLLVVNAVGDGKAFGTEDNSGWLLGADSTEKPLPLVQKAELASMVWDAVVSFMKR; from the coding sequence GTGAGTAAACCCCGCGTCGTCCTGGGCGTGGGCGGCGGCATCGCCGCCTACAAGGCGTGTGAGGTGCTGCGCGGGCTGACCGAATCCGGTCACGACGTCCGCGTGGTCCCCACCGAAGCCGCGCTGAACTTCGTCGGCGCGGCGACCTTCGAAGCGCTCTCGGGGCACCCGGTGCACACCGGCGTGTTCACCGAGGTGCCCGAGGTGCAGCACGTCCGCGTCGGCAAGGAAGCCGACCTCGTCCTGGTGGTCCCGGCCACGGCGAACCTCCTGGCCAAGGCCGCGCACGGCCTCGCGGACGACCTGCTGACGAACACCCTGCTCACCGCCCGGTGCCCGGTCGCCTTCTTCCCGGCGATGCACACGGAGATGTGGGAGCACCCCGCGACCCGCGACAACGTCGCGCTGCTGCGCTCGCGCGGCGCGATCGTCACCGAGCCCGACTCGGGCCGGTTGACCGGCGTCGACACCGGCAAGGGCCGCCTGGCGAACCCGGCCGAGATCGTCGACCTGGCGCGGCTGCTGCTGGCCCGCCCCGACGCCCTCCCGCGCGACCTCGAAGGCGTCCGCGTCGTCGTGTCGGCCGGCGGCACGCGCGAGCCGCTGGACCCGGTCCGCTACCTGGGCAACCGCTCGTCGGGCAAGCAGGGCTACGCGCTGGCCCGCGTCGCCGCCCAGCGCGGCGCCGACGTCACCCTGGTCACCGCGCACACCGTCGCGCTGCCGGACCCGGCGGGCGCGACCGTCCAGCACGTCTCGACCGCCGAGGAGCTGCGGCAGGCCGTGCACGCCGCGTCCCACTCCGCGGACGTCGTCGTGATGGCCGCCGCCGTCGCCGACTTCCGGCCGGCGAACCGGGCCGACCACAAGATCAAGAAGTCCGACGACCAGCCGGATCCGGTCATCACCCTCGACCGCAACGCGGACATCCTGGCCGAACTGGTGCGGAACCGGCGGGCCGGGCAGGTCGTCGTCGGGTTCGCCGCCGAAACCGGGGACGAGCAGGGCAGCGTCCTCGACCACGCCCGCGCGAAGCTCAAGCGCAAGGGCGCGGACCTGCTGGTCGTGAACGCGGTCGGGGACGGCAAGGCGTTCGGCACCGAGGACAACTCGGGCTGGCTCCTAGGGGCCGATTCCACTGAAAAACCCCTACCTCTTGTGCAGAAAGCCGAACTGGCGTCCATGGTGTGGGACGCTGTTGTGAGCTTCATGAAGCGTTGA
- the rpoZ gene encoding DNA-directed RNA polymerase subunit omega: MTSQIALTEELEGITNPPIDDLLEKVSSKYALVIYSAKRARQINDYYAQLGEGLLEYVGPLVEPGPREKPLSIALREIHGGLLEHTEGE; encoded by the coding sequence GTGACCAGCCAGATTGCCTTGACCGAAGAGCTCGAGGGCATCACCAACCCTCCGATCGACGACCTGCTCGAGAAGGTCAGCTCGAAGTACGCGCTGGTGATCTACTCGGCCAAGCGCGCCCGCCAGATCAACGACTACTACGCCCAGCTGGGCGAGGGTCTGCTCGAGTACGTCGGCCCGCTCGTCGAGCCGGGCCCGCGCGAGAAGCCGCTCTCGATCGCGCTGCGCGAGATCCACGGCGGCCTGCTCGAGCACACCGAGGGTGAGTAA
- the gmk gene encoding guanylate kinase, producing MNGAGRDYPVNRGADRGSEPVTGDIPRHRLTVVSGPSGVGKSSVVGELRKLEPDIYFSVSVTTRKPRPGEVEGAHYHFVDRAEFDAMVADGRLLEWAEFTGNCYGTPREPVEKALAEGRPAILEIELQGARQVRAAMPEARLVMLMPPSWEELVGRLTGRGTENEAAVQARLAEAERELAAAGEFDHRVVNADVREAAEHLLNLITDQSSDESEHHA from the coding sequence GTGAACGGCGCCGGTCGTGACTACCCGGTGAACCGGGGCGCCGACCGCGGCAGTGAGCCGGTGACGGGGGACATCCCCCGGCACCGGCTCACCGTCGTATCGGGGCCTTCGGGGGTCGGGAAGTCGAGCGTGGTGGGCGAGCTGCGGAAGCTGGAGCCCGACATCTACTTCAGCGTCTCGGTCACCACGCGCAAGCCCCGCCCCGGCGAAGTCGAGGGCGCGCACTACCACTTCGTCGACCGCGCCGAGTTCGACGCGATGGTCGCCGACGGCAGGCTCCTGGAGTGGGCCGAGTTCACCGGCAACTGCTACGGCACCCCCCGCGAGCCGGTCGAGAAGGCCCTCGCCGAGGGCCGCCCGGCCATCCTGGAGATCGAGCTGCAGGGTGCCCGGCAGGTCCGCGCGGCGATGCCGGAGGCCCGGCTGGTGATGCTGATGCCGCCGTCGTGGGAGGAACTGGTCGGCAGGCTCACCGGGCGCGGCACCGAGAACGAGGCCGCCGTGCAGGCCCGGCTGGCCGAAGCGGAGCGCGAGCTGGCGGCGGCGGGGGAGTTCGACCACCGCGTCGTCAACGCCGACGTGCGGGAGGCCGCCGAGCACTTGCTAAACTTGATTACTGATCAGTCTTCCGACGAATCGGAGCACCACGCGTGA